The sequence TTGTAGGCACCTGGGGTGAATGGGAGGGAGTCTCTGCACTCTTCAGACTTGGAACAAACAAATCTGAGATGTGCAGAAACTGTTGGCTTCTTTAAATTTacagaattatttatttttttacttaaagcAAGAGTCCccaatttttctggaagtttccacAAGTCCCtgtttgaataactgtgcatggtGAAAGACTATCTTACCCGCTTGTTAGGGGGTCGTGTGAAAAAAATTTCCAAAATCCACTATGGTCTTATCCCTTACTGCCGAGGCCTTcatcttcttctcataaacacgAACGTGGTTCGCTTCTTGCGactgtcagccatgttcaaagtctacgtgAGAGCTGCGAAGcaacaatgaatggctaacactgaagctaatcgctaagctaaccggatacaaaaacactagaagagcacatgcacagccagcaagcggaaactaacgaGGAACGAGCAcatgtgagcgtgtcagaatgatcaGCATGTGGGACAATTAgtagataaggcgataccccTAGAACTTGAGGGacggaaaataaaaaagcaggaGCTAAACTTTGACTAATCCCTTACATTCGGTGCGAAGAGCAGGGATTGGAGTTTTTAATGGTCTGCAGATTTCTCAGagattatatttttttgcctcctttttctgaatacataatgcagGATGAAAGGagcatttcacccagtataactaTAGCTGTAAAGGGTAACGGTTGCTTTATTGGTACATTTCTATCATGTCTGGGCTTTTTATCTGTTGAAGTTTGCTTCTTAATTTTTTATGGGATGCTTACAGTTGTTCTTTTGTGGATCCTTGCCTTGTATTTGATTGATACTGACACACAATTTGAAGCCAGAGTCTCCCCTCCTTCCCTCTATAGGTTTCCTGGCATCGCTAAAGCTACCGTCCTATGAGGAGGTTGCAGCTCAGccctccactcctcctcctccctacAGCTCTGTTTTTACGACCCCTCGGTATCCGCAGCCCCCACGCGCTACCGACCCACATCTGCTCACGCAGCATGGCCCGCTGCTGCACCGACCACTAAGTGACGGAccctcctccttcagctctgacaacaggtaaaaaagaactttaaaactGGTCAATGTTCAGCTAATCTGATGAAGAGCAAGTTTCTGCTGACATTCTAGTCACAGATTGTTTTCAGGCATTTGGATATAAAAAAAtttcctctctgcagctccagctgtTCCTGTGACTCCTGCTGCCCTTCTTCTCCATGTAGCTCCTCGCTCTCAGCACCCATCACCTATGAGACTGACACAAGTCACGCCTCCACGCCCAGTGAGGCCACGCCCCTCACCCTTGATGTAACTATGGAGACCATAGCAGCTGCAGCCAGTTGCTTGGAGGCAAATGAGGCCCGATTTGCCCCTGAGAGAGCAGCTGCCACGGTAGCGGTTGACATCGAGGATGACGAACACGTTAGAGCTCAGGAACCCCCCGCCACGGACTCCTCAACTCCTATCCAGACTGTTACCATCGCAGTTGTTAACAGGGCAGCCTCGCCTCAGCCTTCACCTGGCTCTGAGATTTCCCTCGCTGATGCAGCCTCTTCTCCTATAAACGTACAGCTTGACATGCCACCATCTTCTACGATCTTCAGCACTGGTAGCTCAAGTACACTCCCTAGTCCAAGACTTGATACCATCCATATCCCATCCATTAAAATCATGAGAACTGGAAGTCTGTCAGGGTCTTCTACCCCTACAGTTAACGCTTATGAAAGCTGTGGGCAGGTCGAAGGGCTCGAAACTCGTGATTTATCACAAACTTTTGATCCACCCAgtgttccttctagtccatcAGTACCATCTCCAAATGTGCACAGAACTATGGCCTTCAAAGCAGACTCTGCCAGCCTTCTAACATCAGATCAGGATCTTAGCATTGTGCAAGATGATGCATCTGTAACCCCTACCCAAACTACGGTACCTACAAACCTTACCAAGGACCAAGTACCACTGCTGTCTGATCTTACGTCAGTCCCACCAAACCCACCAACCATTATTGTTCCAGACTGCATTATTACCCCCCCTCTAATTCCAaaaccaacacatttaaatcttaCCCCTGGTTTGATTACAGCACCAGTTTCATCTCCATTGACTCAAAACTTAGAACCGTTGTCTGGGTCACCAGCACCTTTGGTCCAGATTCCTTCAAGTCCTGGGTCAGGCCTGCCAGGCTCTGTTGTATCCTCCATAGTTTTGGCTTTATCGGCAGACAATTCTGGACCGAGTCCAGGGCTGCATGAGTCAAACCTTCTTTCACCATTGCCTTCAGATGTTCAGGCTAGTTTTAGTTCTGGCTCTGGATCAGGATCACCGACCTTCATTCCAACTCTCTCTTGTCCAGTTCCTGTAAACATTTCATCCTCTTGCCCAGCAATCACTATTGAGTCTGAAACTTTTGTTTCCTCTCAGTCACCCCTTGCCGTTGTCTCTCCATCCTCACCCCGGTCCCCTCCCTGTCCCACAGCGCCAGCATTACTCTTGGACCCCCTCACTGCTCTGCAGCAGCCCGACAAAGTTGGTTGCTCTTCTGGCCATGCTTCCTCCCTCTCCCCATCGCCCCGTGCTACCCAGTCTCCACCAAAACAGACCGTCTTCTCCCCATGCGTTGACGTCTTTGAACCTGGACCTGCATGCTGGGAGGACGGAGAAGAAGAGCAGGACGATAGGGACAAAGAGGAGGACGAAGACGATGACATGGGAGCTGACGAGAGCCAGTACAGACACCGGCGTCTTACCGGCGACTCTGGAATTGAGGTGTGCAGGTGTCgagtagaggaggaggatgatgacGAGGAAGATGAGGAAGTAGAGACAGATGGAAACATTGATGTGCACGATAGTGCTGATTGTCCCGCACGAAGTCAGGTGAGCACAGGGGACGAACTTACTCCGTGCAACCCCTCCACCTCTGTAACCACAACGACCCCTGAAGAGAACGGCAAAGTCATCATCGTCATGGAGAAAGTGTAACCAGCAGGAAGTAGAACAGTTTCTCGCTCTGACCTGGAGGAAGCCAGTCAGCCATCAAACGATACTGGAGATGCCTCGCAGCAGCCAAGGTTGTGAACCTAGATGCCTGTCACTTTAGGAGGAATGCACCGGTGGTAGGTGGAAGATTTGGTAGGAAAGTAATGTTAGTTTTATGAGCTGTGGTGCCATGTTTCATTAGCTAAAACGCAGCCGTCATGGAAAAAGTGTAAGCCCATTTCTTCCTTGCCTAAGGAGAGTTCTTCACAGACAGATCTCTGTCATGCACATAGTTTTAACATCTATTAAATCACACTTTAACCCAATCTTTTTTGGCTCTTATcaacagattttattaaatCCTCTTTAACAGTCAAGTACTGATACTGATATTGACGTTCGGTATTGATCCAAGCATTATAAATTTGCATATAAAGGGCGATAAATCCCAAGACTCTCTTCTATCCCATGTGACGCAAATATGGCATAAAACATCAAACGTGTTTTTCAAAGGTTGAAATCACGCCCATTCAGGCAATGACGCCTTGCCCATAATTGAGCATCTTTAAATAGGCGAGCATTTAGGCAGAGATACCTTCCATGCCGTCTTGGATGACGACGGAGGCTTGGAAATGTGCCGGGAACAAGTTGGCTTGCTCTGAAAAAGGAAGAGAGACCGGTGTAGGTGGATGATTCACGGCGCCTGATTGACAGAGGGAAGACTGATTCATTGGGGAAGGAGGACGTTTGATGGCTGGGTCTGTCAGCAAAGCGCAGTTAGGTGGCTCGTTTGCAGTTTGAGTCTAAGTGGAAATTTTTTAAGGCGGACGGCTCCGATTGGCTTGTATTGCGTCGACATCTCAGCAGATAAAAGCCCTTACATGAATGTAAACAAACAATGGATGCTTTTATACGGAAACAAAGCCCCAAAGAAAGCAGAGACAGACAATGTCATCATCcagtctttgtttctttctcaaGTGAGGTCAGATCAAACAATAAGCCGTAGACGCCACGATCTCCGTCATTTTGTGGTTCTCTTCGTTCAGAAACACCTTTCCTACATCCTTAAAGATAAAAGATTTGAACAATAAGACTAATGCAGACGAAGCAATGACATTTCAAGGCCTTGAAAAGAACAAGTTACAGTAGTCGTATTAAaagagtttgatttatttttagatcggtGTTTCGTACGTTGTGCGCTTGATAGACAAGTCAGTGTACATATTTTGTGACACACAGAGATGGAGTATATTTTATCAAAGATGCAGAGTAGTTGTTTTGTATATGCTGCCATGCTTCAGCTCACCTTTTGAATTTGGAATTGGAAGTGATATGAAGAGCAATATTTTCCATCTAAGAGAATAAGTTAAAATCAGAGATAACTTAAAACAGCTTCAGCGTGGTCATCTTTAAGTGAAAAAGTTTACCAATGAGGCTTAGACTGATATCTTAGCTTTGTTCAACCAAGAAAAGATACATTTTCCATCTGGCTTATTCCAGTTCAGGTAAGGTTGTTGTATCATCTGCGGTCAATAGACAAGAGACACCCGGTGTTGAttcccagtccatcacagggtcAAGAAATATGTTAATATAACTCCAACGAAAGAGATGATAAATCCATCTATCTACTACACACTCCTAGTCCTTACAAAGGCGTGATGCCTATTTCTAGCACTCACTGGAGAACCAGTAGGGGAACACCTTAAGGTGCCAGTCCGTCACAGGGTCAACATTGACCTCACTGATTCTACAAAAGGAACAATACATTTTGTGTCATAAAGGTGCAATATCACCATACACCTGCTTCTACGCAGTGCATTCCTGCTTTAAAAAATGGACTATTGATATAGGAGCATATTTTAAAAGTCTAAAAGAGCTGTGATTTCGTCAGATTGATTCAACAACTTCAACAGACAAAATGTTCAACCATTGTTTCTGCCAGTAAAGACATACAAGCTAGTGTTACAAGGTAGGGGACGGTTATCACCACTTCATTAAATCATCTGTTCAATCTTACTGAAAGGAGAGAGACTCTGGGTCTGGTTGACAGATCTTTATACCCTGTGTTCATGCTGCATTGATCCACACCTTCATGTACAACTCAACAGAGCCACCGATACATGATGCAAATGACCGATAAAGCTACTCTGGACTTCATTAAGGCACAGACGAAGTCCTGCCACAGAGACGGAATGAAGAAAGCGGCCATTAAGGACTAGAGATGAACCAGATATCTGGTCCTGGGACTTCTGAGAGCTCAAagactgatgatgatgatgctttTGGTTTAAATTTGGCACCTGTGGAGTGAGAACATCAAGTTCTTAGAGGCTAAACGTTCTAGGGTGACGTCCAGCCGTTGATGTTGTAGTTGATGTTGTGGTTGATGGTGTTCCTTTGTTTACCTGAACTTATAACGTTATATATTTCATTGGTTTCCGAGTGCCATTTCTACTTGACTACTGTTACTACTTAGCATTATTTAGAGCTGTTCTTGCTCTGTGTGACTGTGAGCTTTATAGCAGAATGATTTGGGAGCCGTCTGAATTTCGTCTGTAATACAGGTTTTCAAAGGTTGTGCAGACCTGAGACCAGCATAAGATGATTGTGATTTGATTAGAAATGCCTCAGAGAAGAGCGTCGATGTTTTCTCAAATGGATGGAAACATCTGGAAGCATGTGCCTCTTGCTGCGGAAATATCCCTAAAGTTTAACTGATTAAGAGCCTTGTAATCAAAGAAAGAGCCAACAACCAATCACGGTGTTTTATTTATAAGATCACTGGCTGGGGTACAATTAGATCCTGGTACTAGCTCAGCTTTGACCAAACACTCTGAGGCATTTTTAAACTAAGGTGACTGTTTAACGGTTGTAAAAACTGGATGCAGATTAAGCTGCTCACAGGGTGGCCTACCTTTGAGAGACCTTGTCTTTGTCTTCTTTGTTAAGATCTTGATTACTTATTTCTATCAAATCATAGCCCTCTCTTCACATTGATTCACACTGAAAAGGTTCTTATTTAAATTGGCCAGCGCCCAATTTAAATTTGGAACTTTAAGAACaaacatatttcatatttttggaTTAAATATTAGTCATGATAGCTTTATAAACTGGCTTGTGTGACTAGACttaaattcatccatccatccatcttcttacttgctttatccctcatggggtagcgaggggtgctggtgcctatctccagcatttttaatgggcgagaggcggggggcTTAAATTCAgtcatatttaatttatcatcTTTCCTGTTTCTTGGCCTTGAAATGTGAAGCCAGTTAAACCTTCATTTGGATTTCATCTCTTTAAGTTATTTCAAATTTGAAGTCCCCCTGTGATGTTTCACAAAACAATTTGATTCCCTAATAAAACCACACTATTTGAGTCGTTCCCACCCGTTTACAGGATTTTAACTGTCTTCTCACTTGTCCTCGCAGAGGTTTCTGTCATCAGAAtcggaggaagaggagaagtttttaaaaacattaaaatcctGTATTATTTAAATGACAAGAAGACTAATTAGTATTATTAAAGGTAACAGTTGgcgtgtatgtatgtatgaatgtatgtatgtgtgacATAACTAAACCAGCCTGTTCTAAAAGTGTGGAAATATAATGAATAAAACTGTTGAATCTAAAAGTTGTCTGTCCGTCTGTGTGTTTAATGTAGAACAGCTTTAATCACATTGCTGCTGATGAATCCAAAAAGTACCATGTTCATActaaaaaaacaatgctttatgcataaaatgtttattttattgataacATAAGATAATAGAAGCTCATTATTTTGTCATCTTTACTAAACAGCACTGAATATTAGGATGAGATTGGTTGCCATGTTGACATAAGGAACCTTCATCCACCCCTACATCCAAGCTCTTTGGTCTTGCATTGGAGAACCATAACCCTTTTATGCAGGAAGattattaataaacataaaactatatcCAGGCCAATATATATAGAATTAAAGAAATCAGATTAGTCGTATATGTGGATATTAAGTTATGGTGGGGGGAGTATTTTAGGGGCTGCAGAGTGGTCCAGTTGGTGACACCAAGAGGTCTTGGATACCTTACAGATATTGCTTTCAAGTCTTTATCCCGCCATACGTAAAATACCtcaatgtagattttttttcctctctttttctattttttttacttttttttatagagttgaattaacaaaattatttgtcattttatattGTGCAATCAAGCAGGATACACGTACCATTGCCATAAATCTGTctatgtagattttttttaataagcggCTCACAGTGTCACAAGTTGTGACttacaacataaaacaaataagttTTCAGTCGGGGTTGATGTGAAAATGAACATATCTTGAAGTGACTTCCTGAAAAATACagaacaaagcatttttttaaataagatgaacactttaataataataaaattaagaattttaagattaaaatgCAGGGAAGTTACTGGTTTTACTGGATGGTTGGAAACCTGATGAAAGGTGTGATAAAACTACATGTTTGCAGAGAatattttacaaagtaaaaaaaatccttctatttaaaatttgtttttaacacacatatttaaataaaaagaaattagttCAAAGTAGTTGTGAGCAACTctatttttgtctttatgttAAGCTCCTCCCCTTTTCATTTAGCCCCGCCCTCCCATCCTGGGCGTGGAATGACTACAGCCTTATAAGGCAGCGGCTGCAAGACCACACCCAGACGCCCCTGCAAGTTAGGCAGGGAATCCCCATCTGGCAGCCTGAAGCTCATTCTttggagcagagaggagaggaagaggaagagctCCAATCTGGCGAGTGATTCGCCGACGCACACTCGAGGTCCCGCCCCAAATGGCAGGAAACAGGAGGGTGTGGCCCTTTGACCTTGGTCATCAAGGAAACGATCTGTTTTTGATAGGGAGAAAAGGCGTGAAAGCTGGTTTCTGTTGGCCTTGTATGCAGAGATCTGTTGAGTTTTCCTGTGACTCACCTGGGTTGAACAAGTCAGGTTTGTCCCAGTGTCGGGGGTCATGATGAATCGACCACATGTTGACCAGGACCCGAGTCCCGCGACTTACAGCATGACCTCCAATGCTGcgagagaaaatgttttttggcaaacacttttttttaacattgcttTGTGTAAACAGAACTACCTGCTGTCGGTCATGGCAGTATGGGGGATCAGAACCGGGCTGACTGGTCGGATCCTCATCCCCTCGTTGATGACACAGTCCAGGTACGGCAGCCTACCGCGGTCCGACACGCTCACTGCTCTCTCACAGCCCACGTTCTCGTCCAGCTCCTTCTGCACACGATCCTCGACCTGCGATGGAGACCCAGAACTGTTGTTACTGACCAACAAACTAAAGATCAAGAACTATAACAGGACCAGTGTCCCTGTTGCTTTCTAACATCGGGGTGGTGCAGCAGGTAGGCCAGGATCCACAGCAGAGTGGTGGACGTCGTCTCCACACCAGCTCCAAAAGCCTCGGCTGCTGTCATGAGGACGTGGTCGTCTGTTATCCCCTCTTCCTTTGACCCATGTGACTTCTGACCCCGCCCACTGCCTGTCTGACCCTTGAGTAAGGCCTCCAGGAGGTCACGGGGATCACCATCACTCAGCGACACCTGTGACACACCCGGCAGAAGATGGAGatttggtttatttacaacaataAGAGCACATCCTCTAGAAATTCTTCAGTATAGATTTTTTCTCTTCCTAATTGTCCTCCTTTCAGAACTGTAGAGTCATGCAGCCTCTAGGAGGAGCTGTTGGTCTCTGATGGTATTTGAATACTTGTTTTATGGACGTATTCCTGTTTGCATGGTTTGTGGGAGTTACCTTGTGCTCCTCCAGTTTCCGGCTCAGGAGTCGGTCTCTGACAGTGATGCACTCCTTCAGTTTACTGAGAGACCTGTTAGGGAAGACCTGAGGGACAGACAGACGCTGTGAGCCAGGAGTATTTGGGCTTTCTTAGGAATAGTTTAACTGTATTATTGGGGAAAAAATCCTATGAAATGTTTATAAACTCAGCTAAAGGTTTCTTCAGGTCCAATTTAACATTCATTTTGTGTTAGTAAATTTCGAGTCACTTCATGTTGGAAAACCACAGCTGCACTGAATATTACTTGATTATTTACTCAGAATTTAGTTAAAGAATGAATATACAGTCTCATTCAATAAACTAGAATAtcatttaaaagttatttttctgtAACTCATCTCTAAGTGAAACGCATTAAATAGATTAGCTACACACACTGATGTTTCcgagcctttatttctgttagttatGAGGATTTTCCGTTTACATCTCATGGAAACAGCATTTAagtttagaatattacatccaacctttaaaaaaacatttaaatgaagaaatgtgggcttaatgaacagtttatttattatctGCTTATAGGTTATTTAACAAACTGGCaaacaaatttatattttgtaagattttgttttctcttagggacaattaaaatgtaattagaaTTACGTTATTAAGATATAAAATATGTTCCTGGGGGAATCAGGAGATTGAGGGTCTTTTAGGATCATTAGGAATTTTTAGGAAGatatgtgtgtaaatgtgaGTCATTTCCcaaaatagcttttttaatgttattaaaaacaactcttctaaaattttcttaaagctGTTTAAAGCTGGAAGGGAGAAGAGTTTctacaggaaggaaaactggttttatctatttttagatTAGTTTCAACAATGAAGCCCAGAGTCTCCAGATGTCCATGGTACCTTCATCCAGGGGTAGATGTCCACCAGTCCTCCTCTGGCGATGGTCTCCACGATGCCGTTGTTGTAGCGGATCACCTCCTGCAGCTCGGCGTCTCCGT is a genomic window of Fundulus heteroclitus isolate FHET01 unplaced genomic scaffold, MU-UCD_Fhet_4.1 scaffold_125, whole genome shotgun sequence containing:
- the LOC105919963 gene encoding leucine-rich repeat extensin-like protein 5, yielding MEYHSGGSLPLLGRPRYCPGAKANGGYLCETGHCCGETGCCTYYYELWWFWLLWTVLILFSCCCAYRHRRAKLRVQQQQRQREISLLAYHGANSFPSSMLDLSFLASLKLPSYEEVAAQPSTPPPPYSSVFTTPRYPQPPRATDPHLLTQHGPLLHRPLSDGPSSFSSDNSSSCSCDSCCPSSPCSSSLSAPITYETDTSHASTPSEATPLTLDVTMETIAAAASCLEANEARFAPERAAATVAVDIEDDEHVRAQEPPATDSSTPIQTVTIAVVNRAASPQPSPGSEISLADAASSPINVQLDMPPSSTIFSTGSSSTLPSPRLDTIHIPSIKIMRTGSLSGSSTPTVNAYESCGQVEGLETRDLSQTFDPPSVPSSPSVPSPNVHRTMAFKADSASLLTSDQDLSIVQDDASVTPTQTTVPTNLTKDQVPLLSDLTSVPPNPPTIIVPDCIITPPLIPKPTHLNLTPGLITAPVSSPLTQNLEPLSGSPAPLVQIPSSPGSGLPGSVVSSIVLALSADNSGPSPGLHESNLLSPLPSDVQASFSSGSGSGSPTFIPTLSCPVPVNISSSCPAITIESETFVSSQSPLAVVSPSSPRSPPCPTAPALLLDPLTALQQPDKVGCSSGHASSLSPSPRATQSPPKQTVFSPCVDVFEPGPACWEDGEEEQDDRDKEEDEDDDMGADESQYRHRRLTGDSGIEVCRCRVEEEDDDEEDEEVETDGNIDVHDSADCPARSQVSTGDELTPCNPSTSVTTTTPEENGKVIIVMEKV
- the LOC105919965 gene encoding steroid 17-alpha-hydroxylase/17,20 lyase, with amino-acid sequence MFAGLLASICASFPPPVLLLFVVLVVVVWSLACRRFVHEPKPLSSAGPPRGSIPCLPHLPVLGSLPWLGGGLPPHLLFTQLAHRYGPLFAIYLGPHYTVVVNNHQHAREVLLQRGKDFAGRPNMVTTNLLTRGGKDIAFSDYSPLWRFHRRLVHNSFTLFGEGTSRLQDIVLGAVDSLCVELLSHGTRGFDPSPAITRAVTNVVCTLVFSSTYGHGDAELQEVIRYNNGIVETIARGGLVDIYPWMKVFPNRSLSKLKECITVRDRLLSRKLEEHKVSLSDGDPRDLLEALLKGQTGSGRGQKSHGSKEEGITDDHVLMTAAEAFGAGVETTSTTLLWILAYLLHHPDVEDRVQKELDENVGCERAVSVSDRGRLPYLDCVINEGMRIRPVSPVLIPHTAMTDSSIGGHAVSRGTRVLVNMWSIHHDPRHWDKPDLFNPDRFLDDQGQRATPSCFLPFGAGPRVCVGESLARLELFLFLSSLLQRMSFRLPDGDSLPNLQGRLGVVLQPLPYKAVVIPRPGWEGGAK